The genome window TCACGGTACTGCATCATTGAAAAATGCGAATCGTTCCTTTGTTGTAAGCCCGATACATTTAAATACTGTCGATGATCGTATTGTTGGTGCACTTAAGGCACAGTTACCACTTTATTATTGTACACGGGTTGCTGGTCTTCCTGTTTCTGAAAAAAGTATATATGGTACATGTATAGCGAAGTTGCTGATCAATATGTCTGATGTGAGTAAAGGTATTCATGGCAATGTTACCATAACTGGTGCACAATATGGCAAGCATCTGCTGTGTGAGCATGCCAAATGTTCTTTTAGTCGTAATAATGATCATTGGAAGGGTGGTTTGCAGTTTTATTATGGTGATGTTTATCGCATTGCTGGTTCGTGGTATTATGACCAAAATAGTGATTATGGTTCTGCGCATTTAGAAAATAGTAGTAGTTTGCATAATAGCATAGTGCGTTATTGGTCTATATTGCCACAAGATGCATCTGTTGATGTTATCTTTAACAAAAAAGAACTATCTGGAAAGTATCGCTGTATAGCAACAAATACAACTATCGATACAACAGCACAGCTTGAAGGTATTTTTGGTTTTAAAAATAACAACTTTGCTCTTGATGGGAGTTGTAATAAAAAAGTGTATCAAGGGAGTTTCCAACTCAAACCATCATTTTGTTTACACAAGTTTTTATATGGCGAAAAAAATCAATCACCAGCAATTATTTTTAATCATCACACTGCTCGTCCGCAGGCAATTTCTGGTAGCATTGATTTTTCATTTTTCCGTGAACTTATTCGCGATGTAACTGGGTACGATGTAGCGGGTGATGGAAAAATTGCCATTTCTACTCTTGTAAAAGATGATGGTTCTTGTTTAGCAGCAAAAATTTCTTTGGCTAACAGCACTATTCGTTTGCCACACACGTATAATCTTATAAAAGGTTTTGATGCAATTTTTTCTGTTGATATACCTAAAAAAAAAATTATTATCCGTGATGTTGGGCTTGATTTGCATAGGGGATTTATAGCCTGTGAGCGTGCTTTACTGTTATTTAATGATCAACTAGATATATCTTTTGTGCACGTGCCTCTTGTATTAGAATCGTGTTTGTTGAATCTCAAACGAGATTTATTTGCGCTTATTTCAGGATCGTTATTATTAACTAAACCAATTGGGCAACTACCAAAAGTAAAGGGGGCAGTTATTCTTGAGCGGGCTCAATTGAAAGAAAGTTTATTTTCTGATGCACTTTTTAAACAGTTAATACACTCTCATCCTCATGTACAAACACAGGAAAAAATTAATTTTTTATATGATGTAAATGTGCAAACAAAAGATTCTATACAGGTACAGACACCCTTTTTGCAAACACAAGCACATGCTCATTTATCTATTACCGGAAGTGCATTTAATCCATGTGTTGAGGGCGCTGTTATTCTTTCTAGTGGTACGCTGCATTTTCCATATAAACCACTTTATATAACTAAAGGGAGTATTACTTTTATTCCGGGTCAATTACAAGATCCACTTGTTGATTTAGTAGCACAAAATAAAGTTCGCAAGTATCATGTGGCATTACGCGTTAGTGGTTCGCGTAGCAGCCCAATTATTTCACTATGTGCAACACCACCGCTTACTGAGGAGCAAAGTATTGCGTTACTCTTTACTGGAGCGCCAGAGGAGTCGCTCAATATCGTAATGCCCGCATTATTAATGCAAAACATTAAAGGTATGCTGTTTGAAAATCAGCAATCTACTTTAGCACAAAACAGTTATTTTGCGTCACTACTCAAACCACTTGAGCGCATTTATATTTTGCCACGCTTTAGTGATCAAACCGGACGTGGTGGTATTCGCGGAGCGATAGAAATTGAATTAAGTGAGCGCTGGCGCGCGCTTATTCAACAAAATTTTAGTTTATCAGAAGATACGCGGTTTGAACTTGAGTATCTTGCGTCTGATAATATGAGTGTACGGGCCTTTCGCGATGAGCGGCGCGACGCTGGTGGTGAAGTTGAAATGCGGTGGAAATGGTAGTTTTTTATTAATGGAGTTATTATAAACAGGGTATTGCCAAAAAATAAAACAGTTTTTACTGGAGAGTATGATAATGAGAAAGCAAAAATTACATCGATTACTTATTTTTCTTTATATAGCTATTTTTTCTGCACTCTTTGTACGTATTGATGCTCGTGTGCGGCAAGCCAAAAAAATACCACCATATAACGCAGTGCAGCTGTGCAAAAATGGAACATCATTACCAATAGGCTTTAGTAAAAAACATTTTATTATTAGCATGCCAACGCGTTATATACCACGACAAAAGGTGATTCAAAAACCAGCAAGTTGTGAGGGGTTACTATGTGATGCCGATGGTCATATTGCCCAAGCACTTTTTACGCCAGATGATAATGTGCAAAAAATTTTGATTGATTTGATCGGTAAAGAACACAAGCAAATTGATATTGCCGTATTTTCATTTACTAATAAGGATATTGCACGAGCATTACTCGATGCGCATAAACGCGGCGTCAAGATACGAATTGTAGTAGATCGTAGCGGTGTGCATGATAGATTTGGCAAAATCGATATGCTCAAGGCTGGTGGTATTGATATTTTTGTATATAAACAAGTAAAAACAAAAAGCTTGTTTTCTGACAAAATGCATAACAAGTTTGCTGTTTTTGCAGATAACTTACACCATAAATCTATTGTATGGACAGGGTCATTTAATTTTACTCGTTCAGCAGCACGAGTAAATCAAGAAAATGTAGTAGTACTTGATGATCAGAATATTGTTAACAAGTTTACAAACCAGTTTAGGCAATTGCAACAAAGAAGCATACGATTAGCCCATAAAAAAGAGCTAAGAACTGTTGTTATGTAAAAGGCGC of Candidatus Dependentiae bacterium contains these proteins:
- a CDS encoding translocation/assembly module TamB domain-containing protein, producing MIKKISISLVIGLLITIWIVQDDPWIKKIVGDIFIDKFESALECTLHGSVKKIDFFWPCIELEDVVVRPSNDEQWQWHAKKLITRFTWRSLLGAGIVDLHIWLHELKMFSALCGGQLAILPYLQRAIAGISPALPTFLKEAHFTASSLHVHDTDNNAQARIQFSCDTKKIDNTLRSSICLEDGSVGTYNTIYMSDINGILHVNAQNNQNSTIITCEGSGSIQLPHLPDTDRHCFFSIDWKRDHGTASLKNANRSFVVSPIHLNTVDDRIVGALKAQLPLYYCTRVAGLPVSEKSIYGTCIAKLLINMSDVSKGIHGNVTITGAQYGKHLLCEHAKCSFSRNNDHWKGGLQFYYGDVYRIAGSWYYDQNSDYGSAHLENSSSLHNSIVRYWSILPQDASVDVIFNKKELSGKYRCIATNTTIDTTAQLEGIFGFKNNNFALDGSCNKKVYQGSFQLKPSFCLHKFLYGEKNQSPAIIFNHHTARPQAISGSIDFSFFRELIRDVTGYDVAGDGKIAISTLVKDDGSCLAAKISLANSTIRLPHTYNLIKGFDAIFSVDIPKKKIIIRDVGLDLHRGFIACERALLLFNDQLDISFVHVPLVLESCLLNLKRDLFALISGSLLLTKPIGQLPKVKGAVILERAQLKESLFSDALFKQLIHSHPHVQTQEKINFLYDVNVQTKDSIQVQTPFLQTQAHAHLSITGSAFNPCVEGAVILSSGTLHFPYKPLYITKGSITFIPGQLQDPLVDLVAQNKVRKYHVALRVSGSRSSPIISLCATPPLTEEQSIALLFTGAPEESLNIVMPALLMQNIKGMLFENQQSTLAQNSYFASLLKPLERIYILPRFSDQTGRGGIRGAIEIELSERWRALIQQNFSLSEDTRFELEYLASDNMSVRAFRDERRDAGGEVEMRWKW
- a CDS encoding DUF1669 domain-containing protein is translated as MRKQKLHRLLIFLYIAIFSALFVRIDARVRQAKKIPPYNAVQLCKNGTSLPIGFSKKHFIISMPTRYIPRQKVIQKPASCEGLLCDADGHIAQALFTPDDNVQKILIDLIGKEHKQIDIAVFSFTNKDIARALLDAHKRGVKIRIVVDRSGVHDRFGKIDMLKAGGIDIFVYKQVKTKSLFSDKMHNKFAVFADNLHHKSIVWTGSFNFTRSAARVNQENVVVLDDQNIVNKFTNQFRQLQQRSIRLAHKKELRTVVM